GTCTATACCCTGGGGAAAAGCGGAGATGAGCATAACCTGCTGATCCGGCAGGATTTTTTAAAAAAGATTAAGGCAACCTATTATAAAACCAACCGTGGAGGAGATATCACCTATCATGGTCCGGGTCAGATTGTGGGTTATCCGATAGTGGACCTGGAGCTTTTGGGAATCGGACTGAAACCGTATATCACCCTGCTGGAGAATGCTATCATTGAATTGCTGGATGGATACGGGATTGCGGCTACCCATCTGGAAGGGGCCACAGGCGTTTGGCTGGATGCCGATCACCCGGTTAAGGCAAGAAAAATATGTGCCATTGGAGTCCGCTCGGGTCGATATGTAACCATGCATGGCTTTGCCCTGAACGTAAATACCAACCTGGACTATTTTACTTACATCAATCCCTGCGGCTTTGAGACCAGGGGGGTCACCTCCATGGAGAAGGAGCTGGGCGGGCCCCGGGATTTTGAAGGGATCAAAAGGGAGCTTAAGGAGATCCTGATGAGACGATTCCTTGCTCCAGATCGCCCAGTAGGATCATAGCCTCCTTCCGGCTGGTCCCGCAAACAGCCCGGTCTGCCTGGAACTGATCACAGACCTTTGGCCGTTGAAGATCACTATAGATCCGGCAACTGTAATCGGCGCTGAGATGAATGCAGGGCACTCCGGCAGGTTTTCCATCCGGCATACCCGGAATGGGAGAGGAGATAGAAGGAGCGATGCAGCAGGCCCCGCAGTGTTTTCTG
The Bacteroidales bacterium genome window above contains:
- the lipB gene encoding lipoyl(octanoyl) transferase LipB, with the protein product MGEQGFDICFKDLGLIDYQEAWDYQEERFSRLVDYKRQPEGRLRPSQYLLFCEHPHVYTLGKSGDEHNLLIRQDFLKKIKATYYKTNRGGDITYHGPGQIVGYPIVDLELLGIGLKPYITLLENAIIELLDGYGIAATHLEGATGVWLDADHPVKARKICAIGVRSGRYVTMHGFALNVNTNLDYFTYINPCGFETRGVTSMEKELGGPRDFEGIKRELKEILMRRFLAPDRPVGS
- a CDS encoding YkgJ family cysteine cluster protein; the encoded protein is MDCRKHCGACCIAPSISSPIPGMPDGKPAGVPCIHLSADYSCRIYSDLQRPKVCDQFQADRAVCGTSRKEAMILLGDLEQGIVSSGSP